A section of the Malus sylvestris chromosome 17, drMalSylv7.2, whole genome shotgun sequence genome encodes:
- the LOC126610454 gene encoding putative glycine-rich cell wall structural protein 1: MTNEHNSRSGGDDNSGGNGGGGCGGGGGGSGANSGMCWLWWKGNNGGRAVAVVAIAIMGVVNDGGGGGDGSIDGGSNGGNGGSSGGGNGGGGGGSDGSDGADKDDSD, encoded by the exons ATGACAAATGAACATAATAGTAGGAGTGGGGGCGACGACAACAGTGGtggtaatggtggtggtggttgcggtggaggtggtggtggtagtggtgcTAATAGTGGGATGTGTTGGCTGTGGTGGAAAGGTAACAATGGTGGTAGGGCAGTGGCAGTGGTGGCGATTGCGATTATGGGGGTTGT taatgatggtggtggtggtggcgatgGCAGCATTGATGGTGGTAGCAATGGTGGTAATGGTGGTAGTAGTGGTGGTggcaatggtggtggtggcggtggcaGTGACGGTAGTGATGGTGCTGACAAAGATGATAGTGATTGA
- the LOC126611704 gene encoding 60S ribosomal protein L34-like — protein MVQRLTYRKRHSYATKSNQHRIVKTPGGKLIYQTTKKRASGPKCPVTGKRIQGIPHLRPAEYKRSRLSRNRRTVNRAYGGVLSGGAVRERIIRAFLVEEQKIVKKVLKIQKAKERQAEKGAKH, from the exons ATGGTGCAGCGGCTCACGTACCGGAAGCGTCACAGCTACGCCACCAAGTCCAACCAGCACCGCATCGTCAAAACTCCCG GGGGGAAATTGATCTATCAGACCACCAAGAAGAGAGCCAGCGGTCCCAAATGCCCTGTTACCGGCAAGAGAATCCAAGGG ATTCCTCACTTGAGACCTGCTGAGTACAAGAGGTCTAGATTATCTAGGAACCGCAGGACTGTGAACCGGGCCTATGGTGGTGTATTGTCTGGAGGTGCAGTTAGGGAGAG GATCATTCGAGCTTTCTTGGTCGAAGAGCAAAAGATCGTGAAGAAGGTTTTGAAGATTCAAAAGGCTAAGGAAAGGCAGGCGGAGAAAGGAGCCAAACATTGA
- the LOC126611702 gene encoding myb-related protein 306-like produces the protein MGRPPCCDKEGIKKGPWTPEEDISLVSYIQEHGPGNWRAVPTNTGLHRCSKSCRLRWTNYLRPGIKRGNFTDHEEKMIIHLQALLGNRWAAIASYLPQRTDNDIKNYWNTHLRKKLIKLQAAGGGTEGLHSKDQGNSNSSSQAISRGQWERRLQTDIHMARQALRDALSPEKPLALSSDLNPADGFSISNLKNPTLDQSSNSTYASSTENISRLLKGWMKNPPKKSARLTNLANNQTDYQHYSSSEGTTSVANTANSGNVELSDTFESLFGFESSNSDLSPSMSPEASLFQGESKPDLISGQLPLSFLEKWLFDEGAAAAALGKDHFFSDTVTPDHGNANFF, from the exons ATGGGGAGGCCTCCTTGCTGTGACAAAGAAGGGATCAAGAAAGGACCTTGGACTCCTGAAGAAGACATCAGTTTAGTCTCTTACATTCAAGAACATGGTCCTGGAAATTGGAGGGCTGTTCCTACCAACACAG GGCTGCATAGATGCAGTAAAAGTTGCAGGCTTAGATGGACTAATTACCTCAGGCCAGGGATCAAGCGTGGTAACTTTACTGACCATGAGGAGAAGAtgatcatccaccttcaagctcTTTTGGGTAATAG ATGGGCTGCAATAGCTTCATACCTCCCTCAGAGAACTGACAATGACATTAAAAACTATTGGAACACACACTTGAGGAAGAAGCTGATCAAGCTCCAAGCTGCAGGAGGAGGCACTGAAGGCCTTCACTCTAAAGATCAAGGAAACAGTAATTCTTCCTCACAGGCAATATCCAGAGGACAATGGGAGAGGAGGCTTCAAACAGACATCCACATGGCCAGGCAAGCTCTCAGAGATGCCCTTTCCCCAGAAAAGCCACTGGCTTTGAGTTCTGATTTGAATCCCGCAGATGGGTTTTCGATTTCGAACCTGAAAAACCCAACTCTAGATCAATCAAGCAATTCTACTTATGCTTCAAGCACTGAGAACATTTCAAGATTGTTGAAAGGTTGGATGAAAAACCCACCAAAGAAATCAGCTAGATTAACCAACTTGGCTAATAATCAGACAGATTATCAGCATTATTCATCTAGTGAGGGAACCACATCTGTGGCAAATACTGCGAATAGTGGCAATGTTGAGTTATCTGATACATTTGAGTCTCTGTTCGGTTTTGAGTCCTCGAATTCCGATTTGTCTCCATCCATGTCGCCGGAGGCCAGCCTATTCCAGGGCGAAAGCAAGCCGGATCTTATCAGCGGCCAGTTGCCGCTGTCGTTTCTTGAGAAGTGGCTGTTTGATGAaggtgctgctgctgctgctctaGGGAAAGACCACTTCTTTAGTGATACGGTGACACCAGATCATGGAAATGCTAACTTTTTCTGA
- the LOC126611698 gene encoding uncharacterized protein LOC126611698, translating to MGALINSLLHTHFDFRKMGFSGGGFYSYTPPSPRFLTLSVSSLLLALFRFFSKFFLRVSFVNGESYWMNNYCCSGPVSEETDQMVSNNNLVETEALPGKSDSCCPSSASEETNQTVSNNPAEPEAMPEKADSEISKSHGDSEFGEADDGEASKPSFVFKFEYQTKEILSRSNREFEFMADKFNLFKVEPEFISSSSRKYEFKAEEVVSCFVEEAKVATFTVEEGGDHEQITQEFAGEEWEEDEESDKISLTEDPHLDEERVGSLESDSDCEKVDSHEVKFLSEKDFVASDYDCASTGSPNLGFLSVADSEERNDQLENFDMGYESDCFDDEDEEIHEQIQELEELSSSSNPKGFSSKDEKPIQGFKNAENPDVRCLTPNASEDSNTLETLWEHQDLIEQLKMELKKVRATGLPTILEESESPNMDDLKPWKIDEKIHQGDRMGELQKFHRSYREHMRKFDILNYQKLYAIGFLQSKDPLQSFPSSKSSAPAIPSFLSQIFWGCKPKKDSDSDPMVKFIRELHSELEVVYVGQLCLSWEILQWQYEKAVKLWESAPSEIGSYNAVAGEFQQFQVHLHRFVENECYQGPRVENYVKNRCITRNLLQVPVIRGDNLKERKKARRKGKDDGAITSDILGEILEESIRTIWRFIRADKHANCTLACRKRRPEEELEESDLKLYIEIQTDLHNKKMKLREILRSGNCILKRLKKHGDVGTDHLYFFSQVDMKLVARVLNMSNITTEQLLWCRNKLSKINFVNRKLRVDPSILLFPC from the exons ATGGGTGCCTTAATTAATTCTTTGCTACATACCCACTTTGATTTCAGGAAAATGGGTTTTTCTGGTGGGGGTTTTTACTCATATACGCCTCCTTCTCCTAGGTTTTTAACCCTCTCTGTCTCTTCCCTCTTGCTTGCTCTGTTCAGATTTTTCAGCAAGTTCTTCCTCAGAGTCAG TTTTGTTAATGGTGAGAGTTATTGGATGAACAATTATTGTTGTTCTGGCCCTGTTTCTGAAGAAACCGATCAAATGGTATCGAATAATAATCTTGTTGAGACAGAAGCTCTGCCTGGAAAATCGGATTCTTGTTGTCCTAGCTCTGCTTCTGAAGAAACCAATCAAACGGTATCGAATAATCCGGCTGAGCCAGAAGCTATGCCTGAGAAAGCTGATTCCGAGATTTCGAAAAGCCATGGAGATTCAGAGTTTGGTGAAGCTGATGATGGAGAGGCGTCGAAGCCGAGTTTTGTATTTAAATTCGAGTACCAGACTAAAGAAATATTAAGCAGAAGCAATAGAGAGTTTGAGTTTATGGCTGACAAGTTTAACCTATTCAAAGTAGAACCAGAATTCataagcagcagcagcagaaaaTACGAATTCAAAGCCGAAGAGGTTGTGAGTTGCTTCGTGGAAGAAGCTAAAGTTGCAACCTTTACTGTCGAAGAAGGAGGTGATCATGAACAAATTACTCAGGAATTTGCAGGTGAGGAATGGGAGGAAGATGAAGAGTCTGATAAGATATCGCTGACGGAAGATCCTCATTTGGATGAAGAGCGAGTGGGGAGTCTTGAAAGCGATTCAGATTGCGAGAAAGTTGATTCGCATGAAGTTAAGTTCTTGTCAGAAAAGGACTTTGTTGCTTCAGATTATGATTGTGCTTCTACTGGCTCTCCTAATCTGGGGTTTTTGTCTGTAGCAGATTCTGAGGAAAGAAATGACCAGCTTGAGAATTTCGATATGGGGTACGAGTCTGATTGTttcgatgatgaagatgaagaaatacaCGAACAAATTCAAGAATTGGAAGAGTTGTCCAGCAGCTCGAATCCAAAAGGGTTTAGTAGCAAAGACGAAAAACCAATTCAGGGTTTCAAAAATGCTGAAAACCCCGATGTTCGTTGTTTGACACCTAATGCTTCCGAGGATTCAAACACATTGGAAACATTGTGGGAACACCAGGATTTGATAGAACAGTTGAAAATGGAGCTCAAGAAAGTCAGAGCTACTGGCCTGCCTACCATTCTTGAAGAATCCGAGTCCCCGAATATGGATGATTTGAAGCCATGGAAGATCGATGAAAAAATCCATCAAGGTGATAGAATGGGAGAACTTCAGAAGTTCCACAGAAGTTACAGAGAACACATGCGAAAATTCGACATTTTGAATTACCAGAAGTTATATGCAATAG GTTTCTTGCAGTCCAAGGATCCACTTCAGTCGTTTCCGAGCTCCAAGTCCTCAGCTCCGGCAATCCCATCCTTTCTCTCACAGATTTTTTGGGGATGCAAACCGAAAAAGGATTCGGATTCCGACCCAATGGTGAAATTTATTAGAGAATTGCATAGTGAATTAGAAGTGGTTTATGTGGGGCAGTTGTGCCTTTCTTGGGAGATCCTTCAATGGCAGTATGAGAAGGCCGTCAAGCTTTGGGAATCGGCTCCGTCTGAAATTGGTTCGTACAATGCAGTCGCGGGCGAATTCCAACAGTTCCAAGTGCACTTGCATAGATTTGTAGAGAATGAATGTTATCAAGGGCCTAGGGTTGAAAATTACGTCAAGAATCGATGCATCACGCGCAATCTTCTTCAAGTTCCGGTGATTAGAG GGGACAATTTAAaggagagaaagaaagcaagaagaAAAGGCAAAGATGATGGTGCAATTACAAGCGACATTCTAGGAGAGATACTCGAAGAATCAATAAGGACGATCTGGAGATTCATTCGAGCTGATAAACATGCTAATTGTACGCTTGCATGTCGAAAGAGAAGACCAGAAGAAGAGCTTGAAGAATCGGATTTGAAGCTTTACATAGAGATCCAAACAGATCTTCACAAT AAAAAGATGAAGCTAAGAGAAATATTGAGGAGTGGGAACTGCATACTAAAGAGATTGAAAAAGCATGGAGATGTAGGCACAGATCACCTCTACTTCTTCTCCCAAGTTGACATGAAATTAGTAGCTAGGGTTTTGAACATGTCGAATATTACAACAGAGCAACTATTGTGGTGCCGCAATAAGTTGAGCAAGATAAATTTTGTGAACCGAAAGCTCCGCGTAGATCCTTCCATCTTGCTATTTCCATGCTAG